From a region of the Impatiens glandulifera chromosome 4, dImpGla2.1, whole genome shotgun sequence genome:
- the LOC124933703 gene encoding probable glucan 1,3-alpha-glucosidase translates to MAPVSSSNRDDDFKSYNQTPFCKRARSRKPSHCSLKATNVSISNGDLTAKLIPNNDNPLLLSLSVYQYGILRLKIDEDPNLDPPKKRFEVNDVIVPEFFEKKILLKKIVTEVMGNDSIPSSIIHLADGFEAVIRHDPFEIFVREKGGKRVISLNSYGLFDFEQLRVKKEGDDWEEKFKVHTDSRPFGPQSISFDVSFHESDFVYGIPEHATSLALKPTRGPGIDQDSEPYRLFNLDVFEYLHDSSFGLYGSIPFMLSHGKSRGTSGFFWLNASEMQVDVLASGWNDNDNDNDSIRNRVDTVWMSEAGIVDTFFFVGPNPKDVIRQYITVTGSPALPQLFATGYHQCILNCRDEEHVSQVDSNFDEFDIPYDVLWLDIDHTDTKKCFTWDKLLFPNPEKMQNKLAGKGRHMVTIVDPHIKRDDSFPLHNEATKKGYYIKDSSSNDFDGWCWPGSSSYIDVVSPEIRSWWAGKLSFTSYNGSTRSLYIWNDMNEPSVFNGPEVTMPRDSLHVGGFEHRELHNAYGYYFNMATTDGLVQRCDGKDRPFVLSRAFFSGSQKYGAVWTGDNTANWEHLKVSVPMVLTLGLTGNAFSGADVGGFFGDPEPELLVRWYQLGCYYPFFRAHTHQDAERREPWLFGDRNTELIREAIQMRYTLLPYFYTLFREANTTGSPVMRPLWMEFASDKPTFTIDEAFMVGNCLLVQGIFIEKANGVSVYLPTEGGSWWYDLNYGIRYEGGKTYKLDVSEEHIPVFQRAGTIVPRKDRSRRSSTQMAIDPYTLVIALDDTQEAVGELYVDDGKSFEFANGAFIHRRFVFSNGELTSSNMVLSSVKSNGGYSSNCVIEKIILLGEIFGAKDAVIEPGNRKVEIVQGPLYTMRKNSPIVPIIRRPNVRISDDWTIRIL, encoded by the exons ATGGCTCCAGTATCATCTTCCAACAGAGACGACGACTTCAAAAGCTATAACCAAACGCCATTCTGCAAACGAGCTCGATCACGAAAACCCAGCCATTGTTCCCTTAAAGCAACGAATGTTTCAATCTCCAATGGAGATCTTACAGCCAAGCTCATCCCCAACAACGATAACCCATTACTTCTCTCCTTATCAGTTTACCAATACGGCATTTTGCGGCTCAAGATTGATGAAGATCCGAATCTCGATCCTCCGAAAAAAAGGTTTGAGGTCAACGATGTGATTGTTCCAGAGTTCTTCGAGAAGAAGATTTTGTTAAAGAAGATAGTGACAGAAGTAATGGGTAACGATTCGATTCCTTCATCGATTATTCATTTGGCAGATGGGTTTGAAGCTGTTATTAGACACGACCCATTTGAGATATTCGTTAGAGAGAAAGGAGGTAAGCGTGTAATTTCATTGAATTCATatggtttgtttgattttgaacaaTTGAGAGTTAAGAAAGAAGGAGATGATTGGGAAGAGAAGTTTAAAGTTCATACTGATTCAAGACCCTTTGGTCCTCAATCAATTAGTTTTGATGTTTCATTTCATGAATCTGATTTCGTTTATGGAATTCCTGAACACGCCACTAGTCTAGCATTGAAACCAACTAGAGGACCTGGAATTGATCAAGATTCTGAACCTTATAGACTTTTTAACTTGGATGTGTTTGAATATTTACATGATTCTTCATTTGGGCTTTATGGTTCTATACCCTTCATGCTTTCACATGGTAAATCTAGAGGAACCTCCGGTTTCTTCTGGTTAAACGCCTCTGAAATGCAGGTCGATGTTCTTGCCTCTGGCTggaatgataatgataatgacAATGATTCCATTCGAAATAGAGTTGATACTGTTTGGATGTCTGAAGCAGGAATCGTCGACACCTTCTTCTTCGTGGGACCTAATCCGAAGGATGTTATTCGACAATACATTACTGTAACGGGTTCACCAGCATTGCCACAATTATTCGCGACAGGTTATCATCAATGCATTTTGAACTGTCGTGATGAAGAACATGTCAGTCAAGTTGATTCGAATTTTGACGAATTCGACATTCCTTATGATGTTCTTTGGCTTGATATTGATCATACTGATACTAAGAAATGCTTCACGTGGGATAAACTATTGTTTCCAAATCCAGAAAAGATGCAAAATAAATTGGCTGGTAAAGGAAGACACATGGTTACTATTGTGGATCCTCATATTAAAAGGGATGATTCTTTCCCTTTGCATAATGAAGCTACTAAAAAAGGATATTATATTAAGGATTCATCTAGTAATGATTTTGATGGATGGTGTTGGCCCGGTTCATCTTCTTATATTGATGTGGTAAGCCCCGAGATTCGATCATGGTGGGCAGGTAAGTTATCGTTTACTAGCTATAACGGGTCGACCCGTTCGTTGTATATATGGAATGATATGAATGAGCCTTCCGTGTTTAATGGTCCTGAGGTGACAATGCCAAGAGATTCTTTACATGTTGGGGGTTTCGAGCATAGAGAATTGCATAACGCGTATGGGTATTACTTTAATATGGCGACGACAGATGGTTTGGTGCAGAGATGTGATGGAAAAGATAGACCTTTTGTTTTGTCGAGGGCGTTCTTTTCCGGTAGTCAAAAGTATGGGGCGGTTTGGACCGGGGATAACACCGCGAATTGGGAGCATCTTAAGGTTTCTGTTCCGATGGTGTTGACTCTTGGTCTCACGGGGAATGCGTTTTCGg GTGCTGATGTTGGTGGGTTTTTTGGGGACCCTGAACCGGAATTGTTAGTTCGTTGGTATCAACTCGGTTGTTATTACCCTTTCTTTAGAGCACACACTCATCAAGACGCTGAAAGACGAGAACCGTGGTTGTTTGG AGATCGAAATACAGAACTTATAAGAGAAGCCATACAAATGCGATACACATTGTTGCCATACTTCTATACTCTATTTAGAGAGGCGAACACGACAGGTTCGCCTGTCATGCGCCCGCTCTGGATGGAGTTCGCGTCCGACAAACCAACTTTCACCATCGACGAAGCCTTCATGGTTGGGAACTGTCTTTTGGTTCAAGGGATATTCATTGAG AAAGCAAACGGTGTATCTGTTTATCTACCAACTGAAGGAGGATCATGGTGGTATGATTTGAACTATGGAATTAGGTATGAAGGTGGCAAAACTTATAAGCTTGATGTTTCTGAAGAACACATTCCCGTTTTCCAAAGAGCTGGAACTATCGTACCTAGAAAAGACAGATCTCGTCGAAGCTCCACACAGATGGCCATTGATCCTTACACTCTA gTGATAGCTCTTGACGATACTCAGGAGGCTGTTGGTGAGCTATATGTGGACGATGGAAAGAGTTTTGAATTTGCTAATGGAGCGTTTATTCATAGGCGGTTTGTTTTCTCCAATGGGGAACTTACGAGTTCTAATATGGTGTTGTCATCTGTCAAGAGCAATGGTGGATACTCATCTAATTGTGTTATTGAGAAGATTATTCTTCTTGGAGAGATTTTTGGAGCTAAAGATGCGGTTATTGAACCTGGGAACCGCAAGGTGGAGATAGTGCAGGGCCCACTTTATACCATGAGGAAGAACAGCCCGATTGTTCCCATAATTCGCAGGCCTAATGTCAGGATTTCAGATGATTGGACCATTAGAATTTTGTAA
- the LOC124933704 gene encoding ultraviolet-B receptor UVR8, with translation MADDGLVNNDHGESIRRVVFLSAGASHSVALLSGNIVCSWGRGEDGQLGHGDAEDRLLPTQLSALDGHEIISIICGADHTIALSQSNKQVYSWGWGDFGRLGHGNSSDLFIPQPIKALQGSRILQIACGDSHCLAVTDEGEVQSWGRNQNGQLGLGTTEDSLVPQKIEAFKGIRVKMVAAGAEHTAAVTEDGNLYGWGWGRYGNLGLGDRADRLVPNKVSNVNNEEKMVKVACGWRHTISVTSSGGLYTYGWSKYGQLGHGDFQDHLVPNRLQALQGHFISEISGGWRHTMALTSNGELYGWGWNKFGQVGVGDNVDHCSPVQVRFPREQKVVGISCGWRHTLAVTETHNVFSWGRGTNGQLGLGESVDRNIPKIIEPLSVDGSNGLQIESANVELIPGKTWVSPTQRYAVVPDDNAPHQIVAPSTSVDGNDASVPGNDVKRIRL, from the exons ATGGCAGATGATGGGTTAGTAAATAATGATCATGGGGAGTCGATTCGGAGAGTGGTTTTCCTATCTGCTGGTGCTAGTCATTCTGTTGCTCTCCTTT CTGGGAATATTGTATGTTCTTGGGGTCGAGGAGAAGATGGACAATTGGGACATGGTGATGCTGAAGATAGATTGTTGCCTACTCAATTGAGTGCATTAGATGGTCATGAGATTATATCTATTATCTGTGGAGCTGATCATACTATTGCTCTTTctcaatcaaacaaacaagtTTACAGTTGGGGATG GGGTGATTTCGGGAGGCTTGGGCATGGGAATTCTAGTGATTTGTTTATTCCTCAGCCGATTAAAGCATTACAAGGGTCAAGGATTTTGCAGATTGCTTGTGGTGATAGCCATTGTTTGGCTGTCACCGATGAAGGCGAAGTACAAAG TTGGGGGAGAAATCAAAATGGTCAACTTGGTCTTGGTACGACAGAGGACTCACTTGTTCCACAGAAAATCGAGGCCTTCAAG GGGATACGGGTGAAAATGGTTGCTGCAGGTGCTGAGCATACTGCTGCTGTTACTGAGGATGGTAATCTTTATGGATGGGGCTGGGGAAGATATGGAAACTTGGGTTTAGGCGACAGAGCTGACCGTTTAGTTCCAAACAAAGTTTCAAATGTCAATAAT GAGGAGAAGATGGTAAAGGTGGCATGTGGGTGGAGGCACACAATATCAGTCACTTCTTCGGGTGGTTTATACACTTACGGGTGGAGTAAATATGGCCAGCTTGGTCATGGAGATTTTCAAGACCATCTTGTACCCAATAGGCTCCAAGCTTTGCAAGGCCATTTCATTTCCGAG ATATCAGGCGGTTGGAGACACACGATGGCATTAACATCTAATGGAGAATTATACGGTTGGGGATGGAATAAG TTTGGACAGGTTGGTGTTGGGGACAATGTGGATCATTGCTCTCCAGTTCAAGTTAGATTTCCACGAGAACAG AAAGTTGTTGGGATTTCTTGTGGATGGAGACATACTCTTGCGGTTACTGAAACCCATAATGTCTTTTCATGGGGAAGAGGAACAAATGGACAGCTTGGACTTGGAGAATCTGTTGACAG AAACATCCCAAAGATCATAGAGCCACTGAGCGTTGATGGGTCTAACGGGCTGCAGATTGAATCAGCCAATGTGGAACTGATACCAG GGAAAACTTGGGTCTCGCCAACCCAGAGATATGCTGTTGTTCCTGACGATAAT GCCCCGCATCAAATCGTTGCTCCATCCACAAGTGTCGATGGAAATGATGCAAGTGTACCTGGGAATGATGTCAAAAGGATACGCCTTTGA
- the LOC124933990 gene encoding amino-acid permease BAT1 homolog: protein MGELEEVMDSGEKRLNELGYKQELRREMTLFKTLAISFSTMTLFTGITPLYGSSLLYAGPASLVWGWVVVTFFTWFVGIAMAEICSSFPTTGSLYFWAAHLAGPKWGPFASWCCAWLETIGLIAGIGTQAYAGSQTLQSIILLCTGTNKNGGYFAPKWLFLCMYIGLTVIWAILNTFALEVIAIIDIISIWWQLVGGVIIVIMLPLVAPTRQSASFVFTSFELGDETTGVSSVVYAVVLAFLVSQYSLYGYDAAAHLTEETKGADKNGPIAILSSIGIISFFGWAYILALTFSIQDPKYLFDTSNETAGAFVPAQILYDAFHGRYGSGTGAIVLLFIIWGSFFFGGLSITTSAARVVYALSRDKGVPFSSIWRKIHPKYKVPSNAVWLCAAICIILGLPILKVNVVFTAITSICTIGWVGGYAVPIFARLVMKEENFKPGPFYLGKARRPVCLIAFVWICYTCSVFLLPTLYPINWNTFNYAPVALGVGLGLIMLWWLVDARNWFKGPVRNIDSNNNNTHNDKF from the exons ATGGGGGAGCTTGAGGAAGTTATGGATTCAGGAGAGAAGAGGCTCAATGAATTGGGCTACAAGCAAGAGCTCAGGAGAGAGATG ACTCTGTTTAAAACTCTTGCTATATCGTTTTCAACTATGACCCTTTTCACAGGGATCACTCCTCTTTATGGGTCAAGTCTTCTATATGCTGGACCTGCCAGTCTTGTTTGGGGATGGGTTGTGGTTACCTTCTTCACCTGGTTTGTTGGTATTGCCATGGCTGAGATTTGCTCCTCTTTCCCC ACTACAGGCTCTCTTTACTTTTGGGCTGCACACTTGGCAGGGCCTAAGTGGGGTCCGTTTGCATCGTGGTGCTGCGCATGGCTTGAGACGATTGGACTCATAGCAGGCATAGGAACACAG GCTTATGCAGGTTCCCAAACTCTTCAAAGCATCATTCTATTATGCACGGGTACTAACAAGAACGGCGGTTACTTCGCTCCAAAATGGCTATTCTTGTGCATGTACATAGGCCTAACCGTCATATGGGCAATCCTCAACACGTTTGCTTTAGAAGTCATCGCTATTATTGACATAATCTCAATCTGGTGGCAGTTAGTGGGTGGGGTCATAATCGTCATTATGCTTCCGTTGGTGGCACCCACCAGACAGTCCGCTTCTTTTGTGTTCACTTCCTTCGAACTTGGTGACGAAACAACTGGAGTATCGAGTGTGGTTTATGCTGTTGTTTTAGCGTTCCTTGTGAGTCAATATTCTCTTTATGGTTATGATGCTGCAGCCCACTTAACGGAGGAGACTAAAGGGGCTGATAAAAACGGACCCATTGCTATCCTCTCTAGCATAGGGATTATCTCGTTTTTTGGATGGGCTTATATATTGGCTCTTACCTTCAGCATTCAGGACCCGAAATATTTATTCGATACGTCTAATGAGACGGCGGGCGCGTTTGTGCCGGCCCAGATTCTGTACGATGCGTTTCATGGGAGATATGGAAGTGGCACTGGAGCGATTGTTTTGCTGTTCATTATATGGGGTTCTTTCTTCTTTGGTGGGCTTTCCATCACAACCAGTGCAGCTAGAGTG GTCTACGCCTTGTCAAGAGACAAGGGAGTTCCATTTTCTTCAATCTGGAGAAAAATCCACCCAAAATACAAAGTACCATCAAACGCTGTCTGGCTTTGTGCAGCTATATGCATTATCCTTGGGCTGCCAATATTGAAAGTTAACGTGGTATTCACTGCAATAACCTCAATATGCACTATTGGTTGGGTTGGGGGATACGCAGTCCCTATATTTGCTCGACTTGTAATGAAAGAAGAGAATTTCAAGCCGGGGCCATTTTACTTGGGAAAGGCTAGAAGACCCGTTTGCTTGATTGCATTCGTCTGGATTTGCTATACATGTTCAGTCTTCCTTCTGCCAACTTTGTATCCAATCAATTGGAATACATTCAACTATGCTCCGGTTGCATTGGGTGTGGGTTTAGGTTTGATCATGCTTTGGTGGCTAGTTGATGCCAGAAATTGGTTTAAAGGACCTGTTAGAAACATagatagtaataataataacaccCATAATGACAAATTCTGA
- the LOC124933991 gene encoding NAD-dependent protein deacylase SRT2, producing MVVMMMPGLSLRFISAFGTAKKFLGIPLSYDFHSLRGNRDMMHQIKHFPGRSIQTKTRITIPGTSLLANDNASSDFLRDKKLIPGSEPPSTKDVELLYEFIDRSTKLVVLTGAGISTECGIPDYRSPNGAYSSGFKPITHQEFLRSSKARRRYWARSYAGWIRFTAAQPGAAHYALASLEKSSRINFMITQNVDRLHHRAGSNPLELHGTVYTVGCVDCGFSFGRQLFQDQLKAINSKWASAIESLDYDSLKDKNFGMKIRPDGDIEIDEKFWEEDFHIPTCQKCNGLLKPEVVFFGDNVPKDRADKAMEAAKGCDAFLILGSSVMTMSAFRLVRAAHEAGAAIGIVNIGVTRADDLVPLKISARLGEILPRVLDFGSLSIPAA from the exons ATGGTCGTGATGATGATGCCAGGGCTTTCTTTGCGATTCATCTCC GCTTTTGGGACTGCAAAGAAATTTCTGGGTATTCCTTTATCAT ATGATTTTCATTCGTTGAGAGGAAATCGAGACATGATGCATCAGATCAAACATTTTCCTGGGAGGTCGATTCAGACTAAAACTCGAATAACTATCCCAGGAACTTCATTATTAGCTAATGACAATGCATCTTCAGACTTCTTAAGAGATAAGAAGTTGATTCCTGGTTCAGAGCCCCCAAGCACTAAAGATGTTGAGCTTCTGTACGAATTTATTGATCGAAG TACCAAACTTGTGGTTTTGACAGGAGCTGGAATAAGCACGGAATGTGGAATTCCTGACTATAGGAG CCCAAATGGAGCCTACAGTTCTGGATTTAAACCAATTACACATCAG GAGTTTCTCCGCTCAAGTAAGGCGAGAAGACGTTATTGGGCTAGAAGCTATGCAGGATGGATACGCTTCACTGCAGCTCAGCCTGGTGCTGCTCATTATGCCTTGGCATCTCTTGAAAAATCCAGCcgtataaattttatgattacCCAAAATGTGGATAG GTTACATCATCGTGCTGGTAGTAATCCTCTTGAGCTACATGGAACTGTGTACACAGTAGGTTGTGTGGATTGTGGGTTTTCATTTGGTCGCCAACTGTTCCAAGATCAATTGAAAGCTATTAATTCCAAG TGGGCATCTGCCATTGAAAGTCTGGACTATGACAGTCTTAAAGACAAAAACTTTGGCATGAAAATACGGCCTGATGGTGATATTGAGATCGACGAAAAGTTCTGGGAAGAGGATTTTCATATTCCAACTTGCCAGAAATGTAATGGATTGCTCAAACCAGAG GTAGTCTTTTTTGGTGATAATGTTCCAAAGGATAGAGCTGACAAAGCAATGGAAGCTGCAAAGGGATGTGATGCGTTCCTTATACTTGGCTCGTCAGTAATGACCATGTCTGCTTTCAGACTTGTCAG GGCTGCTCACGAGGCAGGTGCCGCCATTGGCATAGTAAATATAGGCGTGACCAGAGCAGATGACCTTGTTCCCTTAAAAATCAGTGCCAGATTAGGAGAG ATACTTCCAAGAGTGCTCGACTTTGGTTCCCTTAGCATTCCAGCTGCCTAG